One Primulina huaijiensis isolate GDHJ02 chromosome 5, ASM1229523v2, whole genome shotgun sequence DNA segment encodes these proteins:
- the LOC140977715 gene encoding G-type lectin S-receptor-like serine/threonine-protein kinase At1g11330: HSSLGETGKEDGFFRLATVKVPDRLSWLPGLEPECRSQCLNNCSCLAYAYDAGIGCMLWTESLIDVQRLSSGGTDLYIRLANSELGNIKKKYHKAIIAAAVILVLIIVPLCAYFLWKYRAGSKQSAIRGVEKDPPSPWYTAETWLKHNVFGAKLEELPLFEYGALSNATDSFDIHNKIGQGGFGPVYKGLLANGQEIAVKRLASSSNQGVQELMNEVEVISKLQHRNLVRVLGCCVEREENMLVYEYMPNRSLDAYLFDSHKQGFLDWRQRVIIIEGICRGLVYLHRDSRLRIIHRDIKPSNILLDEELNSKISDFGMARIFGGKEDQANTTRVVGTYGYMAPEYALYGRFSEKSDVFSFGVLLLEIVSGRRNASFQYDEQTPSLIGYAWKLWNEGKIVKLIDLLLVHDSPMEKEIVRYANVGLLCVEEIAKDRPNISTVLSMLSNEIAELPPPRQPAFTLNRRTPENEKSSLKCSLNDITLTIIGGR; encoded by the exons CACTCTTCTCTAGGGGAAACGGGAAAAGAAGATGGTTTTTTTAGGCTGGCAACGGTGAAAGTGCCAGATCGTTTGAGTTGGCTTCCTGGTTTAGAACCAGAATGCCGGAGCCAATGCTTGAATAATTGTTCTTGTTTAGCTTACGCATATGATGCTGGCATTGGGTGTATGCTCTGGACCGAAAGCTTAATCGACGTGCAGAGGCTTTCTAGTGGTGGCACAGACTTGTATATTCGACTAGCAAATTCAGAACTAG GTAACATTAAGAAGAAATATCACAAAGCAATTATTGCAGCTGCAGTAATTCTAGTTTTGATAATTGTTCCTTTATGTGCATACTTTCTGTGGAAGTATAGag CAGGAAGCAAGCAAAGTGCAATCCGAGGTGTGGAGAAAGATCCACCCAGCCCCTGGTATACAGCTGAAACCTGGCTCAAACATAATGTTTTTGGAGCTAAGCTGGAGGAGTTGCCTCTATTTGAATACGGGGCACTCTCAAATGCGACAGACAGCTTTGACATACACAATAAGATAGGACAGGGAGGCTTTGGTCCAGTCTACAAA GGGCTGCTAGCTAACGGACAAGAAATAGCAGTTAAAAGGCTTGCGAGTTCCTCCAATCAAGGGGTGCAGGAGTTGATGAATGAGGTTGAGGTGATCTCTAAGCTTCAGCACCGGAATCTTGTTAGAGTGCTTGGTTGCTGTGTGGAGCGTGAAGAAAATATGCTTGTTTATGAATACATGCCAAATAGAAGTTTGGATGCGTATCTCTTTG ACTCACATAAACAAGGGTTTCTTGATTGGCGACAACGTGTGATCATAATCGAGGGAATCTGCCGAGGTCTTGTATATCTTCATAGAGACTCGAGGTTAAGAATCATTCACAGAGATATAAAACCTAGTAACATATTACTAGATGAAGAGTTGAACTCGAAAATATCTGACTTCGGAATGGCGAGaatttttggtggaaaagaagaTCAAGCCAATACAACAAGGGTTGTTGGAACATA TGGCTATATGGCCCCTGAATATGCATTATATGGAAGATTCTCAGAAAAATCAGATGTCTTTAGCTTTGGAGTTCTGTTGCTAGAGATTGTAAGTGGGAGAAGAAATGCTAGCTTCCAATATGACGAGCAAACCCCCAGTCTTATAGGATAT GCATGGAAATTGTGGAATGAAGGAAAGATTGTTAAGTTGATTGATCTTCTTTTAGTGCATGATTCACCAATGGAAAAAGAGATTGTGAGATATGCAAATGTAGGTCTGTTGTGTGTTGAAGAGATTGCTAAAGATAGGCCAAATATTTCTACAGTCCTATCTATGCTTAGTAATGAGATTGCAGAGCTTCCTCCTCCAAGACAACCTGCATTTACTTTGAATCGAAGGActccagaaaatgaaaagagTTCGCTCAAGTGTTCTTTAAACGATATCACCTTGACTATAATTGGAGGCCGGTAA
- the LOC140977716 gene encoding G-type lectin S-receptor-like serine/threonine-protein kinase SD1-13, which translates to MGFRLQVLIFLLIFSCFLSKFTSAIDTVSANQSIRDPGALVSNGQKFKLGFFTPVNSTYRYVGIMYNILVMTVIWVANRENPLNDANETLLISGDGNLVILDGQKQILWSSNVSDSTRNSTAQLLDTGNLVLQDNSNGKIIWESFLDASDSFVEHMILFTDLTTNKKNVLTSWRSPSDPAPGRFTSTIEPLEIPQSFVWQDGFPYWRSGPWDGQVFIGSPMIKSFYPDGFQLVYDNPGTVYMTFTSLNLSFLHMELNAFGDLQGKMWDDKIGD; encoded by the coding sequence ATGGGTTTCAGGCTTCAAGTACTGATCTTCTTGTTGatattttcttgtttcttgtCGAAATTTACTTCTGCAATTGATACCGTAAGTGCCAACCAATCCATTCGAGACCCTGGAGCTTTGGTTTCAAATGGGCAGAAATTCAAATTGGGTTTCTTCACACCAGTTAATAGTACTTACAGATATGTGGGTATAATGTATAATATTCTAGTGATGACTGTGATATGGGTGGCTAATAGAGAGAATCCTCTTAATGATGCAAATGAAACATTGCTTATTTCCGGGGATGGGAATCTAGTGATCTTGGATGGGCAAAAGCAGATTCTATGGTCATCAAATGTTTCGGATTCGACAAGGAATTCCACTGCCCAGCTCTTGGATACAGGGAATCTGGTGTTGCAAGATAACTCGAATGGTAAAATTATTTGGGAAAGTTTCCTGGATGCTTCGGATTCTTTTGTTGAGCATATGATACTGTTTACTGATTTAACTACAAATAAGAAAAACGTTCTGACTTCATGGAGAAGCCCTTCTGATCCAGCGCCTGGAAGATTCACCTCTACAATTGAACCTCTGGAGATTCCGCAATCTTTCGTGTGGCAAGATGGCTTTCCTTACTGGCGAAGCGGTCCCTGGGACGGTCAAGTGTTCATCGGATCACCCATGATAAAATCTTTTTATCCGGATGGCTTCCAACTTGTATATGATAACCCTGGAACTGTATATATGACATTCACATCTTTAAATTTATCGTTTTTGCATATGGAATTGAATGCATTCGGGGATTTACAGGGGAAGATGTGGGATGATAAAATAGGAGATTAG